In the Bradyrhizobium guangzhouense genome, one interval contains:
- a CDS encoding CoA transferase subunit A yields the protein MKAVSVEEAVAMIPAGASVMVGGFMGVGTPERVLDEMVRQQKAGLTVISNDAAFVGKGVGKLFDATLVAKLTATHIGLNPTAQRQMLANQINVDLVPQGTFVERIRAGGCGLGGVLTPTGVGTLVAEGKRQIEVDGKPFLLETAIRAQFALVHAFLADYLGNLTYALTARNFNPIMAMAADTVIVTAEHIVPVGVIAPDHVMTPAPLVDYLIANG from the coding sequence ATGAAGGCCGTTTCCGTCGAAGAAGCCGTTGCGATGATTCCCGCAGGCGCCAGCGTCATGGTCGGCGGCTTCATGGGCGTGGGCACGCCGGAGCGCGTGCTCGACGAAATGGTGCGGCAACAGAAGGCGGGCCTGACCGTGATCTCCAACGATGCCGCCTTCGTCGGCAAGGGCGTCGGCAAACTGTTCGATGCGACGCTGGTCGCAAAACTGACGGCGACGCATATCGGTCTCAATCCCACGGCGCAGCGGCAGATGCTGGCCAACCAGATCAATGTCGACCTGGTGCCGCAGGGGACCTTCGTCGAACGCATCCGGGCCGGCGGTTGCGGCCTTGGCGGCGTGCTGACGCCGACCGGGGTCGGCACGCTCGTTGCCGAGGGCAAGCGGCAGATCGAGGTCGACGGCAAGCCGTTCCTGCTGGAGACGGCGATCCGCGCGCAATTCGCGCTGGTCCATGCTTTTCTCGCCGATTACCTCGGCAATCTCACCTATGCGCTCACCGCGCGCAATTTCAATCCCATCATGGCGATGGCGGCCGATACGGTCATCGTCACGGCCGAGCATATCGTACCGGTCGGCGTGATCGCCCCCGACCATGTCATGACGCCGGCGCCGCTTGTCGATTACCTCATTGCGAACGGGTGA
- a CDS encoding alpha/beta fold hydrolase, producing MPFLSHGSYRIRYELDGPADAPAYVLVNGLTQYSELWGAYRDALTARGFRVATFDLLGQGVSDKPALFINQDDHVAVLHRLIGELGDGPIFLSGISFGGLIALRYAIEHGARLSGLVPMSCFAELSPQLLLIGNALRTGLILGGTGYLQDLLLPMNLSDQWLKPLLDKLDSVKRQGWLVNDIYALQNLMESFLDFKPLTPLLSSIAAPTMILNGEFDFLTPRALHETLRVEIPDSALVIVPEAYHAFTLEKGALTADLLARFAEDVLAGRWQGNKAVLIAPNEPGGAISAFPAGYDHLRAIPVQRAAT from the coding sequence ATGCCCTTCCTCAGTCACGGCTCATACCGGATCCGCTATGAGCTGGACGGACCTGCGGATGCGCCCGCCTATGTGCTGGTGAATGGCCTCACCCAATACTCGGAGCTATGGGGAGCCTATCGCGACGCATTGACCGCACGCGGCTTCCGCGTCGCGACCTTCGACCTGCTCGGCCAAGGCGTCTCCGACAAACCTGCGCTTTTCATCAACCAGGACGACCACGTTGCCGTGCTGCATCGCCTGATCGGCGAGCTCGGCGACGGGCCGATTTTTCTCAGCGGCATCAGCTTCGGCGGCTTGATCGCGCTTCGCTATGCCATTGAACACGGCGCACGGCTGTCGGGCCTGGTGCCGATGAGCTGCTTTGCCGAGCTTTCACCGCAGTTGCTGCTGATTGGCAATGCCTTGCGCACTGGACTGATCCTCGGCGGCACCGGCTACCTCCAGGACCTGCTGCTGCCGATGAACCTGTCCGACCAATGGCTGAAGCCGTTGCTGGACAAGCTCGACAGCGTCAAGCGCCAGGGCTGGCTGGTCAACGACATTTATGCCCTGCAGAACCTGATGGAGTCCTTTCTCGACTTCAAGCCGCTGACGCCGCTTCTCTCGTCGATCGCTGCGCCGACCATGATCCTGAACGGCGAATTCGACTTCCTGACGCCACGGGCGCTGCATGAGACCCTGCGCGTCGAAATTCCCGACAGTGCGCTGGTGATCGTTCCAGAGGCCTATCACGCCTTCACGCTCGAGAAGGGTGCGCTCACCGCCGACCTGCTCGCACGCTTCGCCGAGGACGTGCTGGCCGGACGCTGGCAGGGCAACAAGGCTGTCTTGATCGCGCCAAACGAGCCCGGCGGCGCGATTTCGGCGTTTCCGGCTGGGTACGACCACCTGCGCGCGATCCCGGTGCAGAGGGCGGCGACATGA
- a CDS encoding 3-oxoacid CoA-transferase subunit B, producing MDPQIIIARRVAKELQSGNLVNLGIGIPTLVANYVPADLKVFFQSENGLIGTGPIPEQGMAHPLLTDAGGRPISALPGAATFDSAMSFGLIRGGHVDITVLGGLQVDAHGLLANWMIPGKMVPGMGGAMDLVSGARRVIVAMQHAAKGKSKIVAKCTLPLTSARPVNLVVTDMAVIGFPAGRATLLETAPGVSVGEVMAVTEAELFVPDNVPEMKL from the coding sequence ATGGACCCGCAGATCATCATCGCCCGCCGCGTCGCCAAAGAGCTCCAGAGCGGCAACCTGGTCAATCTCGGCATCGGCATTCCGACCCTGGTTGCCAACTACGTTCCGGCCGACCTCAAGGTGTTCTTCCAGTCAGAGAACGGCCTGATCGGCACTGGCCCGATTCCGGAGCAAGGCATGGCCCATCCCCTGCTCACCGACGCCGGCGGCCGGCCGATCAGCGCACTGCCGGGTGCGGCGACCTTCGACAGCGCGATGTCGTTCGGGCTGATCCGCGGTGGTCATGTCGACATCACCGTGCTCGGCGGTCTCCAGGTCGACGCACACGGCTTGCTCGCCAACTGGATGATCCCCGGCAAGATGGTGCCAGGCATGGGCGGCGCGATGGACCTCGTCAGTGGCGCCAGGCGCGTCATCGTCGCCATGCAGCACGCCGCCAAGGGCAAGTCCAAGATCGTCGCCAAATGCACCCTGCCTTTGACCTCGGCGCGGCCGGTAAACCTTGTCGTCACGGACATGGCGGTGATCGGATTCCCGGCAGGAAGGGCCACGCTGCTCGAAACCGCGCCCGGCGTCAGCGTCGGCGAGGTCATGGCGGTCACGGAGGCCGAGCTCTTTGTGCCCGACAATGTCCCGGAAATGAAACTCTGA